From the genome of Candidatus Eremiobacteraceae bacterium:
AGCGCCAAGACGGGAATACAGAAGATCAGCGCCCACAGGATCACGCGAAAGCCGCCGATCGCGCGCGCCAGCCGCCCGCCCTCGGCGTAGCCCACGGCGCCGCCCAAGACCGCGATCAACAACAGCAGATCGGCGACCTGCGGCCTCCCGGCACCCTCGACCGCGGCGAACGCCAAGACGGCCACCACACCCGCTCCGCTGGCGATCCAAAACGGAAGACGCGGCCGCTCGCCCGCCAGCAGTACCGCCATCACCGCGGTGGCAGCAGGCAACAAACCGACCACGACCGCACTGTGCGCCGACGGCAGCGTGCGCAGCGCGAACGCGGAGAACAGCGGGAAAACGATCGTGACGCCAAACGACACGATTGCGATGCCCTTCCAGTACCGGCGGTCCGGCAGCCGTTCGCGCATCACGAGCGCGACGAGTAGCGCGAGCAGACCCGCCACGAGGCCGCGCCCGAAGCCCACGAAAGGAGCTCCTAGTTGCGGGACTGCGACGCGCGTCGCCGGCAGCGTGATGCTGAACGCGAGCACGCCTACCATCCCGAGCAACATCCCTTCTACGTGATTTTTCATCTTGTATGAGGAGGCGCTTATGCCGGACGCTTCCAAGTCCTT
Proteins encoded in this window:
- a CDS encoding DMT family transporter; protein product: MKNHVEGMLLGMVGVLAFSITLPATRVAVPQLGAPFVGFGRGLVAGLLALLVALVMRERLPDRRYWKGIAIVSFGVTIVFPLFSAFALRTLPSAHSAVVVGLLPAATAVMAVLLAGERPRLPFWIASGAGVVAVLAFAAVEGAGRPQVADLLLLIAVLGGAVGYAEGGRLARAIGGFRVILWALIFCIPVLALPVGWILATSGVPHGTPAAWLWFGWVALISQFLAFLPWYRSLVLAGIAYTSQLQLAQPVLTLGWSVIILGEHVSALTVAAALFVIACTAATQWTRPPNTEVLAAEG